ACGTCTTCTTGGCGGTGTTCTTGGCCAGGTACTGGTCGGGAATCATGATGACGGTGTCCCCATCGACCCGATTGACGATGTCGAGCGCATTGGAGGAGGTGCAGCACACGTCGGTCACGGCCTTCACCGCTGCCGAGGTGTTGACATAGGTCACTACCGGCACGCCGGGATACATGTCGCGCATGGCCATGACGTCTGCCACGGTGATGGATTCCGCCAGCGAGCAGCCGGCGCGGCTGTCGGGAATGAGCACGGTCTTGTCGGGGTTGAGCAGCTTGGAGGTCTCGGCCATGAAGTGCACACCGCACTGCACGATCACCTGCTGGCGCACCTTGGTGGCCTCGATCGCCAGCTGCAGGCTGTCGCCGACGATATCGGCCACGCCGTGATAGATCTGGGGCGTCTGGTAATTATGCGCCAGGATGATCGCATCCTTTTCCGCCTTGAGCCGGTTGATCTGGAAAATCAGCGGCGCATAGAAGGGCCACTCGATCTCGGGGATCTTGTCGCGCACCCGCTCGAACACCGGGGCTGTGGCACGTTCGACAGAATCGGAAAACTTGAGGTCGAAATGGCTGCCAAGAATGGCCCGGGCCTCATCGAGGGGCGTGATCGCGTTGATGGTCTGCGCCATGGAAAGTCCCTCTCGATACCGAGGGGGAACCTAGGGATTATTCGCCGGCTTTTCAATGAACGGGGTTGCAGGAAATTGGCCAAGCTCCTAACCCTTTGCCAATCCACCGCTGAAAGGCCCCACCATGCCGCAAGATACCGCCGCCCTTCGCTCCATCCTGTCGCTGGCGCCTGTCGTGCCGGTGATCATTCTTGATGATGTCAGCCAGGCGCGACCTCTGGCAGAGGCCCTGGTGGCCGGCGGGTTGCCTATTCTCGAAGTGACGCTGCGCACCCCCAATGCGCTCAAGGTCATGGAAGAAATGGCCAAGGTGACTGGCGCCATTGTCGGCTCGGGTACCGTGCGCACGGCGCTGCACATGAAGCAGTCAGTCGATGCCGGCTGCCGCTTCATGGTCTCGCCGGGCATCTCCCCGCGCATTCTCGACGCGGCCGATGATATCGGCATTCCCCTGTTGCCGGGCATTGCCACGCCGAGCGAGGCGATGACGGCGTCGGAACGGGGCTATGGTTTCCTCAAGTTCTTCCCAGCCGAAGCCAATGGCGGCGCGCCGGTGCTCAAGGCGTTTGCCTCGCCGCTGTCCGACATCACCTTCTGCCCCACTGGCGGCATCGATGCGGCCAAAGCCAAGATCTATCTCGGCCTGCCCAATGTGATCTGTGTGGGTGGCAGCTGGATCATGCCGGCCGACGCGCTGGAGGCCAATGACTGGGCCCGGATCGAAGCGCTGGCGCGCGAAGCCAGCCAGCTGCGGGGCTAGCGAGTTCGCAGGAGGCTGCTGTGACGAATGCCAGGCTGATCGGTCAGCTCGCCGGGGTCGCTGTGAGCGTGGCGGTGCTGGCCAGCCCCGCAGCGCGGGCCGAGACGGTCAGCGTCGCCGTAGCGGCCAATTTCACCGCCGTGGCCGAGCAGTTGGCGCCGCTGTTCAAGGCCGAGACCGGCCATGACGCCCTCTACAGTTTTGGCGCCACCGGCCAGCTCTATGCCCAGATCAGCCAGGGCGCGCCGTTCGAGGTGCTGCTGGCGGCCGATGACGAACGGCCCGCCCTTGCCGTGACCGAGGGGCTGGCAGTGGAAGGTACGGTGTTCACCTATGCCATTGGCGCGCTGGCGCTTTACAGCACGTCGATGGATCTGGGCGACGGCGAGGCTGTGCTCCGGGCAGATGCGTTCGACAAGCTTGCCATAGCCGACCCCGAGACCGCGCCCTATGGCCGGGCTGCAGTTGAAACGCTGATGGCTTTGGGCCAGACTGAAGTGATCATGCCCAAGCTGGTGACCGGCGAGAACATCTCCCAGACGCTGCAGTTCATCGAAAGCGGCAATGCCGAACTCGGCTTTGTCGCGGCCAGTCAGGTGATCGGCAAGACCAGCGCGTGGCTAGTCCCGGCAGCGCTCCATGAACCGATCCGGCAGGATGCGGTCCTGCTCAAGACAGGCGAGGCCAATCCGGCTGCCATGGCCTATCTACAATTCCTGCGCAGCGATGCCGCTCGGGTCGTGATAGAAGCGGCAGGGTATCGGGTCGAATAGCGGACGGGACGGATGAGCTTTGGTGATATCTGGGCGCCGGTCAGCCTGACGCTGACTTTGGCCAGCATCAATACGCTGATCCTGCTGCTGGTGGGGACGCCCATTGCCTGGTGGCTGGCCCGCAGCCCGAGCCGCTATCGCGAACTGGTTGGCGCCCTGGTCGCCATGCCGCTGGTGCTGCCGCCCACGGTGCTGGGCTTTTATCTGCTCATCGCCCTGGGCCCGAACGGGCCCGGTGGCTGGATCGCCGGGCTGTGGGGCGGGCGGACCCTGGCCTTCTCCTTCACCGGTCTTGTGATCGGGTCGTTCTTTTATTCGCTGCCCTTCATGGTGCAGCCGCTGCGCAACGGTTTCGGGGCGATCGGCACCGATATGCTGGACGCGGCCTCCAGCCTGGGTGCCAGTCCCTGGCGGCGGTTCTGGCAGATCTCCCTGCCATTGGCGCGTCCGGCCTATATCACCGGCGCGGTGATGACTTTTGCACACACGGTGGGCGAGTTCGGCGTGGTGCTGATGATCGGCGGCAATATTCCGGGCCAGACCAAGGTGATCGCCATTGCGCTCTATGACTATGTCGAGCGGCTGCAATGGCAGGAGGCGCATGTGCTCGCCCTGGGGATGGTCGTGTTTGCCTTCGTGGTCATTGCCATAACCCTGACGATCGACCGCCGCGTCAACGTCCCGATGCCCTAGAAGGGCTCTAGACGTCCGCCCCGACTGCCTTGAGCATGGCTTTGCTGATGGACTGGTCGAGCTTGAAATAGTCGGTCCAGGGATCGGGCGCTTTGGCCCGTTCGGCGGCGATGGCCAGCGAGAACTGGTTGGCGGCGGTCACGCTCTCGAGTTCTTCCCAGGTTACGGGCACGGCAGCCGGCGCGCCTTCGCGCGACCGGCTCGACCAAGGTGCAATGGCGGTCGAGCCGCGTTCATTGCGTAGATAGTCGATGAACAGTTTGCCCTTGCGCTTGGCCTTGCTCATCGTGGCGACGAAACGGTCAGGTTGATGCTCTGCCAGAAGCTGGGCGACCGCCTTGCAGAAGGCCTTGACCTCTGGCCACTCGGCCTTGGGTGTCAGCGGGGCGATGACATGCACGCCTTTGCCGCCGCTGACCAGCGGATAGCTCTTGAGGCCCAGTGCGTCCAGCGTATCGCGGATATCGGTGGCCGCAGCCCGAACATCCGCAAAGCCCAGGCCCTCGTCCGGGTCGATATCGAAGATGATGCGTTCGGGCTTTTCCACATCGGCGGTGCGCGAGCCCCAGATGTGCCATTCGAGCACGTTCATCTGCGTGCCGGCGATCAGGCCGGCGAGGTCATCGAGATAGAAATAGTCCTCCTTGCTGCCGTCCTTCTCGGTGATCAGCAGTGACTTGAGACCCTCGGGAAAGCCACCCGTGTCGTGCTTCTGGAAGAAGCAGTATTTTGCCCGACCCTGGGGGCAGCGCAGCAGGCTGAGCGGGCGATTGGCAAGATAGGGCAGCATGCGCTCCGCCACGGCGGCGTAATAGGCGACGAGGCCCGCCTTGGTGACGCCCTGGCCGGGATAGACGATGCGATCAGGGCTGGTGAGTTTGATGCCGGCCGCCTCTGCGGCGGCAAGGCCGGCCGCGTTGCTGAGTGCACTGACCCTGGCCGAGGCCGGCTTCGCCTTGGGCGGTGTCTTGGGCCGCGGCATTGCTTTGCCCTCCGGGGAATCGCGGTCCGCCTGCTCGAGCACGATCTCCTGGGCAGGCTTATCCTCGCGCAGGCCCAGAAAGGACGGGTGGCGCAGAATGCCATCGGGAGTGAACTCGGCAAAGCCGATTTCGGCAACCAGTTCCGGCGTTACCCAATGGGCCGCGCGGGCAATGGGCTTAGGCACTTCCACAAAGGGACTGGTCTTGCGGCTGCGGACGTCGAGCTCAGCCTGCAAGGCGTCGGCCTGGTCTACGGTAAAGCCGGTGCCGACGCGGCCGCGATAAATCAGCTTGCCGTCCTCCCAGGTGCCCAGCAGCAGCGAGGCAAAGGACTTCTTCTTGGCCGAGGGAGACCAGCCGGCAATGACGAATTCCTGACGCTTGCTGGCCTTGATCTTGAGCCAGCTCTTGGTGCGCTCACCGCGATAGGGGGCATCGGCCTGCTTGGCGATGATGCCTTCATGGCCCTCTCGACTGATGGCGTCGAAGACCTTCTGGCCGTTGCCGGTGACATGGGCCGAAAACTGCACCAGCGATGATCCGTCGATCTTGCCCAGCAGCCTTTCGAGCCTGGCCTTGCGCTCGGTCAGCGTGAGGCCGGTAAGGTCCTTGCCATCGAGCTCAAGCAGATCAAAGGCGAAAAAGGTCAGCGGGCCGCCATTGGAAAGGTGGTCCTTGAGGGTAGAGAAGTCCGTGCGGCCCTTGGAGTCGAAGGCGCAGAGCTCGCCGTCGATCAGCGCGCTCCCCTTGGT
This sequence is a window from Devosia beringensis. Protein-coding genes within it:
- the nadA gene encoding quinolinate synthase NadA produces the protein MAQTINAITPLDEARAILGSHFDLKFSDSVERATAPVFERVRDKIPEIEWPFYAPLIFQINRLKAEKDAIILAHNYQTPQIYHGVADIVGDSLQLAIEATKVRQQVIVQCGVHFMAETSKLLNPDKTVLIPDSRAGCSLAESITVADVMAMRDMYPGVPVVTYVNTSAAVKAVTDVCCTSSNALDIVNRVDGDTVIMIPDQYLAKNTAKKTSKKIITWAGACEVHETFTADDIAELRHAYPTAKIIAHPECPPEVIDAVDFAGSTAAMIDWVKTTRPARVVMVTECSMSDNVASETTGVDFLRGCNICPHMKRINLENVLWSLHTMTEEVTVPAEIIPAARLAVERMIEMSRKGD
- the eda gene encoding bifunctional 4-hydroxy-2-oxoglutarate aldolase/2-dehydro-3-deoxy-phosphogluconate aldolase codes for the protein MPQDTAALRSILSLAPVVPVIILDDVSQARPLAEALVAGGLPILEVTLRTPNALKVMEEMAKVTGAIVGSGTVRTALHMKQSVDAGCRFMVSPGISPRILDAADDIGIPLLPGIATPSEAMTASERGYGFLKFFPAEANGGAPVLKAFASPLSDITFCPTGGIDAAKAKIYLGLPNVICVGGSWIMPADALEANDWARIEALAREASQLRG
- the modA gene encoding molybdate ABC transporter substrate-binding protein; the encoded protein is MTNARLIGQLAGVAVSVAVLASPAARAETVSVAVAANFTAVAEQLAPLFKAETGHDALYSFGATGQLYAQISQGAPFEVLLAADDERPALAVTEGLAVEGTVFTYAIGALALYSTSMDLGDGEAVLRADAFDKLAIADPETAPYGRAAVETLMALGQTEVIMPKLVTGENISQTLQFIESGNAELGFVAASQVIGKTSAWLVPAALHEPIRQDAVLLKTGEANPAAMAYLQFLRSDAARVVIEAAGYRVE
- the modB gene encoding molybdate ABC transporter permease subunit, producing the protein MSFGDIWAPVSLTLTLASINTLILLLVGTPIAWWLARSPSRYRELVGALVAMPLVLPPTVLGFYLLIALGPNGPGGWIAGLWGGRTLAFSFTGLVIGSFFYSLPFMVQPLRNGFGAIGTDMLDAASSLGASPWRRFWQISLPLARPAYITGAVMTFAHTVGEFGVVLMIGGNIPGQTKVIAIALYDYVERLQWQEAHVLALGMVVFAFVVIAITLTIDRRVNVPMP
- the ligD gene encoding DNA ligase D, giving the protein MASKANTLLKDYHAKRDFTKTQEPSGQQSEAAAGNRFVVQKHDATRLHFDFRIELDGVLKSWAVTKGPSDNPADKRLAVRVEDHPVDYGSFEGTIPKDEYGGGTVMLWDQGTWEPIGDPHEGLEGGDLKMRLHGQRMQGEWVLVHMKGRDSKRKSGPPRENWLLIKHKDDYAKDAETLVPRFTRSVSTGRDMAGIANGLKPKKQSKTQADAVWHSDPDKAVDNPAPGKAKATKKSTAALPEFQPPQLATLVNDIPTGSDWVFEMKYDGYRCQAAIAGDQVRLYTRTGKDWTEQFAAIVPPLTRITKGSALIDGELCAFDSKGRTDFSTLKDHLSNGGPLTFFAFDLLELDGKDLTGLTLTERKARLERLLGKIDGSSLVQFSAHVTGNGQKVFDAISREGHEGIIAKQADAPYRGERTKSWLKIKASKRQEFVIAGWSPSAKKKSFASLLLGTWEDGKLIYRGRVGTGFTVDQADALQAELDVRSRKTSPFVEVPKPIARAAHWVTPELVAEIGFAEFTPDGILRHPSFLGLREDKPAQEIVLEQADRDSPEGKAMPRPKTPPKAKPASARVSALSNAAGLAAAEAAGIKLTSPDRIVYPGQGVTKAGLVAYYAAVAERMLPYLANRPLSLLRCPQGRAKYCFFQKHDTGGFPEGLKSLLITEKDGSKEDYFYLDDLAGLIAGTQMNVLEWHIWGSRTADVEKPERIIFDIDPDEGLGFADVRAAATDIRDTLDALGLKSYPLVSGGKGVHVIAPLTPKAEWPEVKAFCKAVAQLLAEHQPDRFVATMSKAKRKGKLFIDYLRNERGSTAIAPWSSRSREGAPAAVPVTWEELESVTAANQFSLAIAAERAKAPDPWTDYFKLDQSISKAMLKAVGADV